The Salarias fasciatus chromosome 11, fSalaFa1.1, whole genome shotgun sequence genomic interval CCTGTATTCAGGATTTATGAATGTGTAAGTTTAGTGTTATACTtgtgaagtgaaaaaaagtACACAACTCATGATACACAGCTGCAACTTTTGCTTTTACAAGTGCTCAAACCTTTCTCActaaaacactaaaaacaccTCCTCATTGATGGATTCATTATTTAGGAATGACGACGTGCATAAAATATCATGGAAtgtgaaaaaaagttttaggTAAAAGTTTTaggtaaaataaaacacaaactttgATGTTGGGCTGCtcacatttatttcagttaaatttCACTTCACAGTGGAAGTAATCACAGGAGATAGTCAATATTTTTTGCAACAGGAATCCTTAGAATCTACAGCAAAGTCCACAGGCACTCATTCCGCAGCAGTTACAACAGAAACGACAGTCGGTTCCACGTTTCTGCCTCACGTTGTGCAGCGTCTGTGTGAACAGATATTATCAGGATCATCTTATGGATGAAAATTACTCATATCACTTCACTGCGGGAAATATCAGGGTACAGACTGACATGGGGTTGAATCAGGTCGGGTTATGGGGTCAGACTCATTTATTTAAGTTCCTCACCTTCCATGAATCCACTGCCGTCTCCTCAGCTGCAGCTTGAACCTCACTGCTGACTGGCTCCTCCAGCTCTTGTTCCTATCAATTAAATGTTTATTATATCAAACACATTACACTTTTTAGACATTCAGTTATTATTCAGAACTGCGCTCAGATCAAGTTCCTACCTCTGTGAGTTGGACAGAAGAGGTTTGCTGAACACAAATAACTGTGAGCACGACTGCCACTGCAACTGCAACCCTGAATGTCTTCATCCTGAAGCCAGTGGAGTTCTCCTGATGGTGATCGCTGGTCTCAGTTCTTTGGAGTTCTCCTGTCAGATGCTGCAGTGAGCAGAAGCTGCTGGTATTTATACTCACTCTGAGCCACTCTTGCTTCATCTTTCATTGTACCTGATTATGGGAATATCTGTGCAATTCTATTTGCTGATGTGCTCTGGGTTCCAGCTGGGAAATTCCCAGGGAAAGGGAAAATTCAACATGTGATTTCACTGATCAGTTCTTCCCAGAAATAAATACTGCCAATGACTGGCAATGATTACACACATTCAATAACATCCATCATAGTTTGGGACCTCGCTATATCTCTTATTATTATCACTTTCCACAATATTACAgggttctttaaaaaaaggattaagaaaataaacaataacGACGAATTCATGAAAGacaattaaaaaggaaaaaacattatttatgaAATATCTCAACCAGCACATTTGACCCCATGGACGGGGGATTTCCTGAAGATTGCTCAACTTTCACAGATTTTCCATGAATGCGGACTTTCATTTGACCTGAAGTTACTGCCTTATTGacattaaatgaattaaatgaagtTCCTTTGTCTTTATTGTAGAAGTTAAACACACTCATTTGCTGTACAGCTCAACTATTCCATAAAAATAACTGAATTTTCATCTTTTGAGATAAACAATGAAGACATGTTGAAAGACGTGCAgaacagcacctttaaattgaaCAAACACTGATTGGAACTGTAAAAAGTCTGTATCCTCACAGTTCATAGTAACTGATGTGCATAACAATGCGATTCCTCCATCCATTTAGTGGACTGCCAGTAGCTTCTTCATGCACGGTAAAAATCCCACCACGTCCACTTTAATCCCACACACA includes:
- the LOC115396553 gene encoding hepcidin-like isoform X2; the protein is MKTFRVAVAVAVVLTVICVQQTSSVQLTEEQELEEPVSSEVQAAAEETAVDSWKTLHNVRQKRGTDCRFCCNCCGMSACGLCCRF
- the LOC115396553 gene encoding hepcidin-like isoform X1; translated protein: MKTFRVAVAVAVVLTVICVQQTSSVQLTEEQELEEPVSSEVQAAAEETAVDSWKTVYDKSLNRRFKCRICCNCCLPGYCGLCCKF